In Nyctibius grandis isolate bNycGra1 chromosome 13, bNycGra1.pri, whole genome shotgun sequence, the sequence CCTGCCCCTGGTGAGGTGCTGGTTTGACTGGCAGCAATCCATCCACAGCAGGAGCTCGTGCCTCCTATCAGCTTGTCTTAGACAGCAAGCAGATGGTGGCGTGTCTTAACGCCCATCAGTGTTATACCTTGCTGCTCTCTTTGGATCCCTCTTTATAACCCAGTACAAAGAGTGCTCCCACAGCACACACCAGGCCCTGGTGGAACCCACACTGATCTGCCCATACCCACAGGCTGGGGAAACTCAGAAACCACTAAGAGCTCCCCATTTGGCACCCCTCACTCCTGTTAGACACACATCAGGAAAGGCAGATTTCCAGCAACCTATCGTTGCTGGAAACAGCACCAAAGCAAGGTGAAGGCAGTGGGCAATGTCAGCCATCTGTGAGGGCAACGTGGCTGCCTGTGCCCAAAACAGCCCTTCCTGCACCCCCCTTGCGAGAGATCTCCTGGAGATGGGATCTCCCCCTACCACACACCTGGAGCTCCGCTTGTGAGCAGGGAACCTAACTGTAATGGGCAGGGATGGGGGTGTCAGACCCACTCCCCTCTCCTAGGGCTTTGGGGTAACAACTAAGACGACTTACCTTGCTCCCATCCTGCAACGTCGGCAGCTCCCCTTGGCCTCCATGCAGAATCTTCTTTTTGACCCCTTCCACGTTCAGCAGGTAGGTTTCCTCCATGGCCGCTCCTGCCAGCCTCCAACAGCAGGTCACAAGCAGACAGGCGTGCTCTGGCCCTTCCCAAGCTCCACGTCTTCCTCACGGTATCTCCCTTTCTTGACTATCTGGCCAGATGTCAtgtcccagggctgctgctggctgtttGTTTTCCGTGGTGGGGGCAGAGCTTGGAagccttctccccttcccctgcccttcaGGTTGCGGGAGGGGCATCCCTCCGTGGCACACCCTCACTGAAGCCCACAGTGCCCTCCATTGCGTTCTGGAACCGCCTTTCTAATCCTCTTCCCACCCTGCCAGGTTAATCTGGGATTTGCCTTCTTAGTTTGTGAAGAATTAAAGAAACTCCCTGATCAGGAGGCCCTCGTTCTTCTCACAGAGTGACAGCTCACGGGGTCCCCTTCACATGCAGTCTCCCTTTGACCCAGCCACGCAAGGAGCATTTCAGCGCAGGagcccagcagtgctggtgtgAGCACCAGGCAGGGGCTGTGTGTAGTCAGGCACAAGAGGCAGCGCTGGTCTGTGCTCCAAAGACCACAGGGAACAGACCAGGGTTGGAAACGGTACTTTATTGTTTGGTTTGCAGACACAAGCATTCCCCAAACACAAGAGCAAGCTCCTACAAGGCCACAGCCCATCAAGTCCAAGACTCAATAAGATGCAGAAAGCTGCACCACAGTGTCCCAGGGAGAACTAAAATCCTCTGGGAGAACGGTGCTAAATATTTACAGCAAATCCAGTGTTCTGGCTGCTCTCACAGGCATAGTCCAATCCTTTAGCTCCACCAGCCAAGCCCAGTACAATGTATGTGAGAGCAGCTCTGGACACGGAGCCTCTAGCACTGCCCAGCAGCACACCTGGCAGCAGAGGTGTGTGACTAGAGCAGACTTCAGCAAGGCAGATGAACAACACTTCCAGCTCTGCTCGCAGGTACAAAGACCCAGGCCCGCTCCTCACTTCTCCATGAGGGactccagctgctcctgcaaGGACGTCATCTGGGAAGAGGAAAGCATTACAGTAAGGCACGGCTGGGACTCCTGGAGAGCTCCAGCCCAAGCACTGCCGTGTTTCTGCAGATCTTCCACGTACGCCAGTGGCTGCTTTGCCTGTACGTGGCACAGAGCCGTGCCTGGGCCCCTCTGGGGCAGAACTCGGCACTGCCCACAAGGTGAAGCCGCACAACAGGAACCTGGGAGTGCGAACCTCCTGCCTTGGTATGTGGCTGAAACTCCGCAGAGCTGCCCAGGCAGGAAATCTGCCAAgaccctccagctgctgcctttcttaTACCTGGGTGCTAGTGGGTTTGTGTGTCATGTTTTACCCCAGGCAGCAATTCTAGCAGCCCTGGACTGCTGACTAGCTGTGTTCTGGCTGACTACTCCTCCAGAAAGCAGGCTGCAACCAACCCCATTTCCTATACCTCCCGGTGCCTTAGGAAGCTCCATGCAAGTACAGATGAGGTACAACCACACCTGACCTGTAACACTGGAGTTCAAAGCAGCTGGTGTGGTACAAGATTCAGGAAACACTGTCAAAGATGAAGCCTAGAATCGTGTTGTGCCCTGGTTCTTCCCACTCTTCTGTGGGAGTTTCCtcacctgctgcttctctcgctcctcctgctgcttgaACTCATCCAGCACAGCCTGGAGACGGGTCTGCAGAGACAAACATGCCAGACCACAGTTACCAACGTGTTCGCAGCTGAACGGGGTGCTGGCACAACACGTCAAATGGTGCAGCAAGCCCCAAGCGGCACTGACAACCAGCCCCCTTATCTCCTGCAGTTTCATGGATTGCTTTGCCTCCACAGGGAAACGCTAGAGTATGTATGGTCACACTACAATTATTTGTAACCCAGCAGGCAAAGGCCCCTGGCTTTTCCAGGGCAGCAGCTGAATCAGGCTGCTGGATCTACCGGCAAGCCAGTGCTAAGCAGAAGACTTGAAGGGACCTCAGCAGAGCTCTCACCTTGAGGGCTAGGTTCTCCACTTTCATGATGAGATCTTCCTGGCGCTTCCTCCTGTCCTGGGTCTCCTGGAGCTTACTTTTCAGGTTGTCAATCTGTTTCTGGATGCCCATGACTGGAAGAGAGAGCAAGCTCAgacccagagcagcagcagagctgggcagcgCAGCCTGCCTGGCACCCCGGTGATTCTGCTGCGCTCTGCCACCCACTCACCTATCTGATTGGACCCCTCATTCTCCTGTTGCTGCCCATCAGACTCATTCAGCTTGTCCTGCAGCTGCCTCTCCAAGTCCTCCTCAGTGTCCATGATGTTCAGGTCTTCATCGTCATGATGATCCCTCTCATCTTCatcctcactgctgctgctgatgtCATTAAATATCTCCCGCAGTTCATCATGTTCTAGGGGGGTgcaaaagggaagaggaaaaacacagcTGACGACCTCCCAGCACCCTTTGCCTGCCAGGTACCACATCAGTATGGGGTGCCTGTCTCAACGCCCTCTCTCCTTTGCTCTGGTTAGGGCTTACCCCAGAGAGAACGGGCCCAACTGCTTACTTAGTggctagaaagaaaacaacatcgTTCTCCACTGCACCTGAGGAGCCGTGGCCTTGCTTATGTCCCGACATCCCTGGGGAGGAGATGTCCAGGCTGGTGAGTGAACCATGGTTGTCTGCTTCTTTTGTTTCATCTTCAGCAATGACTTCCCAGCCTGACAGCAGGAACAGGCGAgtcaagggaaaaagaggaacaTGAAAGTTGCAGTACGACGAAATAACGCTAAAAACTGCAGGAGATCACTGCCCCTCCAACAAGTCTGGCCTTGCAGCTAGGGATATCCACCACCCCAGCCTCCTTTTTGATCACTTCTCCTCTGCTGTTACTTAAGTTCCTGCTCCAGTACAATAGTACAGTCCACAAGGAAGGTCAGCAGGAAGAAACAATGAGCTTTGAACAAGGCAAAGATGAAGCTCCTCTTGTGTGCTTATCTCACACCCACCCAAAGCTGAACTTGTCTTTCCTTTCCACAGCCCCCAGGTCACATATAGTGTCTTGTCCTCTACTTgagctttttttctcctaaaaggATACGGACACTGACAGCTTCAGCATCTGTGCTCAGGAGACGCTTCACCTCTTTTTCCACATCAGGAGACTCAATATACTGGGCCAGAGAACAGAGACACTGTTAAATGCCTCATGcaggctgctggtgctggtCAACTCCATCCCTCCACCTCTGGACAGAACCCTGTTTCAAGCCTTTCTTCTCTTATGCTTTCTGCTCAGACCTTGCTCATGCTCACCCTAAAAGTAATTTATGCACCTCCAGAAAGCAATCCATCTTTTTTCTACAGAGCTCCTTGGTGGGTTGTATACTCTCACTTTTCTACTTATACTGCTTATGAAATTACACTTTCCACGTGTATGCAAAAAGTCCTTGAGGTTCTGTTTCCTGATGAATGGTCAACTCCACTCCTTCCCATCTCACTCAAAaggtttaatttttcacttttaaattaGCCAGGAATCTTAGTGCAGTGACATCAAATCTCTCCTGTGGGCTATAAGAATGTCTCAAGTAATTTGTTTGCCAAATGTCATCCAAAATAGCACTCCATCCTGTTCTCAGAGACTGCAAAGCAGAGAACAAGTCTTCCCAGCCTCACGGTGCTGCATGTCTCCAACACCTTGCCTGGCTTGTGCATACGCACAGAGACAGTCTCTGAGCTCCATCTGTTGTCACTCCCCCAGCTGACATGACAGTTATTCTATTTGTAGTGCTGCTTGTTGGGGAAGTGAACAGGCCATGCATAGGGAGAAGATTTCAGCTAGGAAAGCAGGAATGAGTGAAGCCTCAGTTCCATGCgagtcttcctttcttctctatGAGCAGGAAGAGATGTGCCATGGCAAGGCAGCCGCAGGAATGGAGTCCAGCAGTTCTCTGCACAGAGGATTTTCCCCTCAGGAGCATCTTGGAAAACATGGAGGAAGCACCCAAAGAAGTGTTTAAATCTACTACCCTCCCTTCACCCTCATCTTGGGCAAGGAAACGTGAAGCAATGTTAAGAAATTACATGTTTTCTTGACTAACAGACAGTTACGGCTCTAATGTCTCTGCCTTCCTATCCCTTGGTTATTGCATCTGCGTGAGAAACAACTCACCTTCTTCTTAGCTGTCTTCCGGAATCGTCTCTTCCGTACATTTTtcaggggaagagtgactgTGACAGAGGAAACAGATCACATGTGTCAGGCAGATGGCCTAATGGGAGAGCTGTGTGCCAAAAGGGAGAAGATCCCTTCAGGAACAGAGAGGGAGCACTggaaacagagcagcagcacagccaggacatGGCAGTGGTGAGTGCCCTGCACAGctgtggggacactggggtggtgggatggaggggtTTGGCACAGCCTCTACTCACTGCCATGGTTCCAGAtgaatttcttctctctgtccttGTCCTTCTTCTTGTTTGCCTTGGGGTCAGTGCTCACAGTTTGTTCTTCCAAAGGGGGGTAGAGATCACCATCCACAGTGCAAACGAGCATCTGGAATCcccacacaaacacaaagcagGCTTATCGTACCGCAAGGACAAAAGGATGTGAAAGCTTTTCTGGAGAATGAACAGTGACTGCCCACTGCATGTTGTGAGCCAAAGGGATTCACGGGCGTGGGGTACAAGAAACACAATGTTTCACACCCAGCTCAGTTCATATCTAAACACAGCAACAGTTAAGCTGTTTCGAGGACAATCACATTTCATGCTCCAGAAATAGGATTTCTAAACACCAAGCGGAGTGGGGAATTTTAAACTGACAATATTGTGAGAATACAGAAACTGGCCATGTTATACTGGGTGTCCACCTGCCAAAGCGTACAAGGGTTTTCCTGGAGAGGGAAGCAAGGAATTAAGCTATTGGGGCAGGCAAGGACAGCCCATACCTGGCAAATATCTGCTGTCTTATAGAAGGTTTTCTTGTCAATGGTTTTTAAGCTCTCGATGATGCAAGGCAGATCCACCAGCTTAGCAGCCAGTGGCACCCGGTCTACGCGGACAATCCCATGGCGCCCATCCGCTGCGGAAAGCCACGGGACAGGTTAGTGCTGTTGCTAAACTGAGCAATAAATTCCTGGGCAGCAGAAATGTCATGGGAAAACACATGCAAGTTGCACAGCTTCACTTGTGGACAGTCAGAGGAGTTTTAAGATGCCCTTAAGTTGCTCACTCACCGTGTAGCTCAATGGTGAGCCTGTCCTTCAAGTTGACATTCCCGGACTGTACCGCTCGCCGCACAGTGGAGGCATATTCCTGGGAAGGTTGAACAGACTTATGTCAGGACTGGGTGTGATTCCTCTGAGAATCACTGAAGGCTTCAGTCCAACCTACCAGGCTTTAAACACCGCTGCCATCCCAATGCAAGAAAACAACTGCAAGAGCCGTAATGAAAACTGCACCCTCCTCCCAATACCACGCATTAACCCTGTGGCTCTGCTGTTCCCAGCGCCCTTCACACCCCCCGACACGATACAGCTGTGACAGTGGTGTGAGGCCCCGACAGACATACCCTGCCAGGGGACCCCAGCTCTGGGGGAAGTTACAGCTCCCCTTACCAAGCTCTCATGGTCTCCGCAGGCCACAGTCTCAGCTGTAAGCATCTAACAAAGAGCATCCAGTGCACTGCAGCCATAGCAACTAAGGACCCAGCGCTcgctgcagctctgcccttaCAGAAATTCCTCCCTGACGCTCTAAGCTGTCCTTCCGAGCCCCCCGCTCTGTCTCGCACGAGCACCTCTCGAGAGGAGACCGTGGTTCAAACGAGTGGGAACGAGCTACCCAAAAGCATCCAGCTGCTTCCCCGTCCCTCGCCAGCTCCGCAGATTTCCCACCGACTTCACTGGCCTCGCTGATCCCTCTCCCAACCCCCCGATCGGGACTGAGCTGCGTGTGGAACGTGACGGCGGCCGCTGCAGCCGCCCCGGCCCGAGCGGCCTCTTACCGGCGGCAGCCGCAGCACGAACTGGCTCTCCAGCTCATGCGGAGCATCGTCCTTGCTCTTACTcatcccttctcctccagcttggAGAACAAGACACAACCGCCTCGTCGCCAAGAAGGCCCCTACCGGGTGCCCCCAAGGCCAGGCTCTCGCCCACGGCCGTCCCGCAcaggggcggcgggggcagctGGCGCCTTTCCGGGGCCGCGCCGGTGCCGGGATGAACCCTCGGCAGGGCCCGCCCGGCGCTCAGGAgcggctgcagcctccctgGCCCCGCTCACCCGCGGCCCCGGGCGGAAGCCAGGCCCGGTGCGCCGGCACAGGCTCCCCCCGCCCGTTCCGCCCCGCCGGGGGAAGGGTGTTGGCGGCGCACCGGAAGCGGCGGCGCGGCCATggggggcgcgggcgggcggcccggcTTCTacgtggggctggggctggcgctGGCCTCCAGCGCCTTCATCGGCGGCAGCTTCATCCTCAAGAAGAAGGGGCTGCTCCGGCTGTGCCGCCGCGGCCGCGCCAGGGCAGGTACcgccgggcggggggggctaacggggcggggagaggggcGAAACGCCCCGGTGCCGGCCCTGCGAGCGGCCCGTCAGCCCTGGCAGGGAACCCCCGGGCtgcccctgcagctgctgccccgCAGGCGCGTTCCCCGGGCACTGCGGGCCGCCTCAGCCCGCACCCGGGGGCCCTCGGCCGCCCCTGCCCTGCTTTTGGGGCCTTTGGGTCTAAAAGTGGACTTTCTCCTTAGGGTCAGCCAGCCATCGCCGTAGCCAACAAGGACACGTTCTGTAACCGCTCACGCGTTGTTCAAAGGACTGTCTTTGAAACGCGGGAGAAGCTGGGGgtaaaatctttgcttttagGGTGAGAGAATCGGTGCTTGCCCACGTCTGGGTGAGGCCAATACATGGCAGGGCAGGCAGACCCACGGCAGCCTTGCACATGGAGgagaccaggctgctcccacTTGCTTCTCCGAGGCAGTTCTGGCAGAGAATGAGCCTTTCATGTAGCTTCATCTGAGGTTTCTTGTTATTGTATCTTCCTTACTTAGGGCAAGGAGGTCACGCGTACCTGCGAGAATGGCTTTGGTGGGCAGGGCTGCTGTGCAGTAAGTACCTGCTCTGAAACTGTAGCAAGACACACTTAAGAGCGTGTTTGTCATTGTTTCCAGttgctttcatgttttattgTGATGATTGTTGCTTGACTGCTTGATTTTTATCTGAGTGTCTGAGGATGTTGATTCAATTCTAATTCTAAAATATTCTAAAGTCTCATGCATTACCAGGTTTCTCTGCTAAACAGGAGTTGAGGAGCTGGTCTAACTGCATTGGGTTAAGTGCTTCTGAAATGGCCTGCCCAGATGATGTAGTTATAATGGCACATCCAGCACCGTGGGTTTAGTGCTACAGCgatttcagcagctctgttttACACTTTTCAACGTTAATAACCAATTGTACTTGATTTACCctttaaaaagctgtaaaagcTGTTCCAGGAGAAGAATGTGACTTAGAAATATGAAACGCATCAAAACTCCTTTCAGCTTTGAGAAcattatggaaatatttttctgtggttgCTGCTCAGCTGCGTAGCCCCGTGTGACTAAGGATCACCACATGTAACCACGAGCCTTCTAGTCCCAAGAGAACCTTTATTGGGCTTCTGCTTGTTCTTGCTGGTGCTGTTCTTTCCTGGTTGCACAACATACCTCAGAAACACAGGATGCTCGGGTGGAAACTGAGGCTCTCGTATGACTGCACTCAAACTTGTATTATGCTGAATTGCTCCTACTTTGATGCTCACCTGACAGAGCTTCTCTTGCAGTGGGAGttggagaagcagcaaatttTGCTGCCTATGCCTTTGCGCCTGCAACACTGGTAACTCCACTCGGTGCTCTAAGTGTCCTTGTTAGGTAAGCAGCCTCAGAAACACCCTTACCTCATGTACCACCCCTTAGTGGTGAAAGCAGTTGCTCTGCATTCCCTTGTCTCTTCCCTCAGGTACTGCATACCTTGCCCtaattggtttgttttttttttttttttaccatctttCAGTGCAGTTCTGTCTTCCACCTTCCTGAATGAGCAGCTGAATGTTCATGGGAAGATTGGCTGCCTCCTGAGTATCCTGGGCTCCACGGTGATGGTGATCCATGCTCCGCAGGAAGAAGAGGTTTCCAGCCTGGAGTCAATGGCAGAGAAGCTGAAAGATCCAGGTACTTAAATAAAAGGGGTCCTGTCAACTTCAGGCTTTGAAATGACTGTAGAATGTCAGCTACAGCTTGGCTAGATTGGGAAGGACTGAACTGAAGGGTAATTGAGCTGTTTCTTGTTCTGCACACCAGTGGAGGAAACATGCCCCTGTGTCCAGGATAGCTTCCAAGTTGCCTTCTGTGGCAGAAAAAAGGCTGGGGTCTCCACGCTCTAAATGTGAAAGATTGGTGGCAGTCAAACAGCATTGAATGCACGTGCTCAGAGGATTTGCACCTTATTAACTGGCTCAAAACACAGGGGGACATGTCAGCTTCAGAATGGCTTTTTTTAGGACTGTCAGGTCCTCTTGGCCCCAGATGAAAGAAGCAGACAGGGACCCCACTTTACAGAGAGGGAGTCTGGTGATCCTTCCAAGTCACTGGGTCTGTGCCAAAGCAAGAATGAGAACTTGGGTCATTAACAGTTATCCAGTGTGCTTTTTTTGTACTAAGAGGTATAGATGCAAAAAGTGAAGAGCATGGGAATTAGCTGCAGCTGTCAGCAGAAGGAGAAGGCCTGTGGCAGTGCTGGGATAGGAGAGGGACTTCCTGTACACGAGGGAGGCAGGGGTGTGGCTGAGGAAAGACAGAGGAGGAACTTGAGGCAAAGATGAATGAGCGATTCGAGGAGTTACGCCCAAGATCAAGTAGTCCTGATATTTATGTTACAGGATGAATCAGGTGGTAAGGATATGATTTGGGCAGTAGCATGAATGGCAGAATAAGCCACAGGAGATGGAGGAAGGAAGCACAGGgagaagagcaaagcagagtAACAGGTAGATGCTGCCGCTCCTTAGAGGGAGCACTCTGGCACGGCCTCGTACTCCTGTGATGTGGTGCTTTCATCTTGTCCCACCACAGCCTGCAGAGCTCAGCTAGGGCTTCCCAAGCCTTCTGCCACCCTCCTGGGcctcctgcagagctgtgccccCTCGTCTTCCTGGTCAACAattccccctccctctgctAGTGCTGTAGAGCCTGGCTGTGCCCCTACCCCTCCGGCATGGGCAGCTGTGTCCCCTGACAGGCTGACTTGTGGGGCAGTGCTGTGATCAGCACTGTGAACAGCTGCTGTCGTCTCTGCAACTTTGCTCAGGCTGGAGACCAGCTCTGCTTCCCAACCCTGCTCCCTACAGGTGGAGGCTAAAGAGACAGACTGATGGGGCAGTTACCCACATTCTTCATCTCTACTTGCTGTTCAGTTACGTCTGTCACTGGTGCTACTGTTCTCTGATAGAGctcttttaattcttctttcccCAAGGATTCATTGTATTTGCTGTGTGTGTCCTGGTGAGCTCCCTTCTGCTTATCTTTGTGGCTGGACCCCGTTACGGACAGAGCAACGTCCTGGTTTATGTTTTGATCTGCTCCGCCATTGGCTCGCTTTCTGTGTCCTGCGTCAAAGGCTTGGGGATTGCCCTGAAAGAACTGTTTTCCGGGAAGCCAGTACTGAAAGAACCGCTGGGCTGGGTGCTCCTGGTGTGCCTGGTGATCTGCATCAGCGTCCAGATCAACTATCTGAACAAAGCCTTGGACATCTTCAACACATCTGTGGTCACACCCGTTTACTACGTGCTGTTCACCACAGCAGTCATGATGTGCTCTGCCATCCTCTTCAAGGAGTGGCAACACATGGTGCTAGACAACATCATTGGCACCATCAGCGGCTTCCTCACCATCGTGTCTGGCATCTTCCTCCTGCATGCCTTCAGGGACATGCCCTTCACCCCCAACCTCCTGCCCCTCTTCCTGCAGCAAGGCAGGGCAGACCCGCATGCCTCATGGAGGAGTGCAGACAGACATCAGTCATGTCAGCACCAGCCTCTTCTGCCCTCAGAGGACAAAGGCTCTCAGAGcgcagaggaggaagaggaggaggaaggtgaaaGTGTGTGAGGAAGCCTCTGAACTGCTAGCtttctgctgtcactgctgaGCAGCTCCCCTGCAAGGCTGAACATGCTGCCTCAGCCACTGCTAGCTACTGCTGCACTAGCAGGAGTTGGCAGTTACCATCTACCTGCCGCAGGTGTGAGGTGGATGACCTGCCACTGCCAGGAGGCTGACAGGGACAGCAGCCTCCGGCAGCTAGACAGGAGCCCTGGGAGCCGCCCAGCTCCTGGGATCTGGTGACTCCACTGTTCTTTTACATGAAGAATTGATCTGCCCTTTGTCAGGACACAGGCTTCGGCTGTGCAGAGGCCCGCAGCGCTAACGCAGTGCTAACCCTTACTGAATGCAAAGACCACACATCTGGGGAGGCctcacagcattttttaaaaatatacttagaAGATTAACAGTTACAAAATAATCTAACATGGTGCTAAGATTACACGGAGAGAGGATGGATATCTGGCTTTGAAGATGACATACCCAGAATGTTCATTCAAAAATTCCTCTGTCAAGTACTTGTTTTGCTCACTCTGCTAGAATTTATTTACAGATTCACATCCAAGAACAGAATACAGCCAAAACTGGAAAACTTCAGTGGTGCTGCCACGTGCTGCTGTGGCTCTTACGGAGGGACAAACCTCTTCACACAACATCTGCTGTGCAGGTTGATGAAGTATCTTAACTGTATTCTATTAAAAACCGGTATGTTCAGTTACCGAGTGGCTAGTGATACATTTGTACCGAGAGCTTGGCCAGCACTGAAAGGCCTGAAGGATTACAGGGGTAGGAAGAACCGTGGGGATGTTCGAGAGAAACTCAAGGTAGGGACAGGAGAGGGAATTGCTTGCTGTGGGAAGAGGAGTGACCTAAGAGTCCTTAGCTGCTGAGGTAAGTTTCTGAAAGATAACTAGACAGCTGTGTCCTCATTTACATGGGTTTGTATCTGCATAGCTCTGTTTAACACATCCTGAAGCTGTTCCCAGGAAGGCTGCTGGCTACAAGCCACCCATGTTAGGCACTCATATGCCCTGTCCAGCCACCCGTGGCAAATGGACGTGTGTAGAACTGCTTTACCAGGTTCCTGTGTAGAACTCCAAGCCACTGTCAGTG encodes:
- the TAF7L gene encoding transcription initiation factor TFIID subunit 7-like, translated to MSKSKDDAPHELESQFVLRLPPEYASTVRRAVQSGNVNLKDRLTIELHADGRHGIVRVDRVPLAAKLVDLPCIIESLKTIDKKTFYKTADICQMLVCTVDGDLYPPLEEQTVSTDPKANKKKDKDREKKFIWNHGITLPLKNVRKRRFRKTAKKKYIESPDVEKEVKRLLSTDAEAVSVRWEVIAEDETKEADNHGSLTSLDISSPGMSGHKQGHGSSEHDELREIFNDISSSSEDEDERDHHDDEDLNIMDTEEDLERQLQDKLNESDGQQQENEGSNQIVMGIQKQIDNLKSKLQETQDRRKRQEDLIMKVENLALKTRLQAVLDEFKQQEEREKQQMTSLQEQLESLMEK
- the LOC137669682 gene encoding magnesium transporter NIPA2-like, yielding MGGAGGRPGFYVGLGLALASSAFIGGSFILKKKGLLRLCRRGRARAGQGGHAYLREWLWWAGLLCMGVGEAANFAAYAFAPATLVTPLGALSVLVSAVLSSTFLNEQLNVHGKIGCLLSILGSTVMVIHAPQEEEVSSLESMAEKLKDPGFIVFAVCVLVSSLLLIFVAGPRYGQSNVLVYVLICSAIGSLSVSCVKGLGIALKELFSGKPVLKEPLGWVLLVCLVICISVQINYLNKALDIFNTSVVTPVYYVLFTTAVMMCSAILFKEWQHMVLDNIIGTISGFLTIVSGIFLLHAFRDMPFTPNLLPLFLQQGRADPHASWRSADRHQSCQHQPLLPSEDKGSQSAEEEEEEEGESV